The window CTCATATCCCAGCGTCTGTCTTTTACGATTAAAGATAGGCTGGCGGGCGACATACGCATTTTTCATTCGAAATTATTGTGATTTTTATAATTTGTTACTTAGCTGCCGCTAATAATGCACCACAACCCATGAACATTGAACCGAATACTTTATTAATTTTGCCCATGATCTTATCTGAGCGAATAAAACGTCCCATTTGTGCAGCTAAACTGGTGTAACCCAGCATCACAAACGCATCAATGGTCACTGTAGTCACACCCAAAACCAACAGCTGAGTCAGCTGGTCTTTCGCTGGATCGATAAACTGTGGAAACAGTGCCACCAAGAAGACGATCGATTTTGGGTTTGTCAGGTTAATAAGAATGGCTTTGTACAACAGAGAAGTGCCTGACATCGCTTTGTGGCTTTCGGTTGCAACTAAACCAGACGTATCACGCCACTTTTGAATGCCAAGCCACACAAGGTAAGCCGCACCCACCCACTTAATCACGGTAAATGCAGTTGCCGATTGCGCCACCAACGCGCCAATGCCAGCACCAACCAGAGCAATATGAATCGCCAAACCGATTTGTAAACCAACGATAGCACCTAATGACTTGCGCGTGCCGTAACTCAAACCATTACTGATTGAGTTGACGGTACCAGATCCCGGAGCCAGACTAAAAACGATTGCTGTTACCACATAGGCTAACCAAACGTGGGTATCCATTGCATTTCCTCAATAATTCTTCGATGATACATCGCGTAAGCAACGTATCTTCAGGTAATCGACTAATGGCTATTAACCATTCACCTTTGACTTATACTCAAGAGACTTTATTTGAGCAAGCAATAGGTGGTCCGATCGCAGCACTTTGGCAAGAGCGCCAAGAAGGCTTTGTAAAAGGGACAGAGAAAAAGAAAATCTACTGGTGCAAACTCACCAATCCTGAGCACACAAAAGCCGTGCTGATCGTCAACGGTCGCATTGAAGCTTCCTGGAAATACCAAGAACTGTTCTATGATCTGTATCGACAAGGTTATGACGTGTATTCGTTTGATCATCGAGGACAAGGTTTATCAGATCGCCTAATTCCAGACTCAGACATGGGTCACGTCTATGACTTTAATGACTACATTGAAGATATGGAATTGGTGCTGCAACAGCTTGATTTAAGCGGATACCAACAGCGTTTTATCATTGCTCACTCAATGGGTGGCGCAATCGCTACGCGCTACCTGCAAACGCATCCAGAACACAACTTTGATGGTTTGATTCTGAGTTCCCCAATGTTTGGTATCAACCTACCTTGGTATCTCAGCCCTATCGCGATTCCGGTCAGCCAAATCTTAGCGGCAGTCTCGACAAAGCCAAGCTACGCGCCGGGTCATAAAGAATACTACCCAAAACCGTTTGAAGATAACCCACTTAGCCAAAGCTACGATCGTTATCATTGGTTCCGTGGTTTATACCGTGACAAACCCGAGCTGCAAGTCGGTGGGCCAAGCACCCGCTGGGTTTGGCAAGGTTTAATGGCTGCCAAGCAATGTATTTTGCTGACACGCCAAATTAAAGTTCCGGTTTTATTGGTTCAGTCAGGCAACGATCGCATCGTGAGTAACGCCGCGCAGCAACGCTTTATCGATAAGCTAAGTAAGACCAACCCTAATGCCAGCCTAGTTTCGATTGCTGGTGCAGAGCACGAAATTTTGTTCGAAAAAGACCAGTATCGTAACCAAGCTCTGGACGCTATCTTTTCCTTTATGCGTGCTCAAAGCGCATAAAATAAATTAAAGAGGAAATACGAGGTCTGCGATTTACCCTCTTTTTCCTCCTTATTTTGGCGTAAACTTCATCATGTTCCCCGCACTCGGATCAGTACGACCTAGTCAATCTACTGCGCTCCGTGTGCAATCAACCTGTTCCACTCTATCCGAACCGTTTACGAGGGCTTCATGAGCACATCGCTACCTTGCAAAGAGATCACCAAAATCGTTGCCTCAGATCTGGATGGCACTTTACTCGCACCAAACCACCAGCTAAGCGCTTACTCGAAAGAGACGCTAAAAGCGCTGCATGAACAAGGCTACACATTTGTCTTTGCAACGGGTCGCCACCACGTAGACGTCGCAAGCATTCGTCGCACGGTAGGTATTCCGGCTTACATGATTACTTCGAATGGTGCACGTGTGCACGACCAGAATGATCAAGAGATGTACAGCCAGAACGTACCGGAAGATTTGGTTCAGCCAGTGATCGACACGATCAAAACGGATCCTGAAATACTTATCCACATGTATCAAAACGACGACTGGTTGCTAAACAAAGACGACGAACAACTGCGTGATTTCCACGAAGAGTTCTCTTACAAGTTGTACGATCAAGACAACGCACCAATTGACGGCATTGCGAAAATCTTCTTCACCCATCCAGCGCAAGACCATGAACATCTTGTTACCTTCGAAACTAAGCTACGTGAACAGTTTGGCGATCGACTAAACATCGCATTCTCAACACCTTGGTGTCTGGAAGTGATGAGCGCTGGCGTTTCTAAAGGTGATGCGTTGAAGGCAGTCGCAGAGTCTATTGGTCTAACACTGGAAAACACCATCGCCTTTGGTGACGGCATGAACGATGTAGAAATGTTATCGATGGCGGGTAAAGGCTTGGTGATGGGCACCTCTCACGAGAAAGTGATGAAAGCACTACCAAACAATGAAGTGATCGGCAGCAACGCCGACGATGCGGTTGCACATTACCTGCAAGATCAACTGCTATAACCTGTATTAGCTATTAACAGCGGATTATCGACAAAATCACAAAGGGCTGCACTATGCAGCCCTTTTTCTTTTATCGCTGACTCGGCAGCTTCTCTTTGCCGAGGATTGCTTGCCACTCTTCTTCGCTCACCGGCATGATCGATAAGCGATTGCCGCGTCTCACCAGTGGCATGTTTTCTAGCTCTGGCATCGCCTTCATGACTGACAACGGAATCAAGCGCTCAGTCTTACGTACAAACTCGATATCCACCATTATCCAACGCGGATTTTCTGGGTCAGATTTTGGGTCGTAATAATCGCTCTCTAGGTCAAACTGGAAATGATCGGGATACGCTTCACGGGTCACTTTGGCAATACCTGCCACACCCACGTTCTTGCAAGAAGAGTGGTAAATCAGCACCAAGTCGCCCAATTTAACTTGGTCACGCATCATATTGCGCGCCTGATAATTACGAACTCCCTCCCAACATGAAACCTTTTGGGTTCGAAGCGTGTCAATAGAAAAGGTATCTGGTTCTGTTTTAAATAACCAATATGCCATAATGCCATCCGATGCAGATTGAGTAATGAGGAAGATATAACATGAAGGCTTTGAAAAACCCAGTGGCATTAGCCACACTGCTGGTCCTGCAAGCATGTAGCATGCAACCACAGCAGTCCGATGCAGACACACCAACGACTCCGCCTGCGTCCTTAGATAAGCCAGAAACCATCTTACCTCAAACCTTTATGCTGCGTGGTGAAGTCGTGATTGGGCATGAAAGCCAGTACATCGCACCTTGTGGTAGCGACAAACAATACTGGCTGCAACTGTCACCACAACAGGTGCAAAGAGCCATCGCATTAACCAATCAGCCTTATCAAACCATGTATGGAGAAGTGATTGGTCACCTCAATCCACCTGGTGTTGATGGTTTCTCTGCAGACTTCGACGCAAACTTCGTAGTAGAACAAGTAAACTTCCTCGCCACAGAAAACCCACAACGCTGTAAACAAACCAGTAAACCAACACGAGTTTTCGGTAACGAGCCATCATGGTCAGCCAGCTTTGAAGGCAACACACTCAAGTTCCAGCAAATGGGTAAGTCGACACAAACACTCGAAATCGACAGCAGCAAACTGCAACCTCGTCAGCGAACATACCAACTGAATGACGGCGAACTGCGCATGACCGAGAACTTGTGTTCAGACACCATGAGCAACTCTCTCTACGGCTGGAAGGCAACAGTGGAGCATGGCGATAAAACCTATCAAGGTTGCGGTATGGCGGCCAACGTAGATTCAACACTCGAGTGGGTGAACACTTACGTCGCGACGTCGACCCAATCGCAAGGCTTCGAAGTACAGATGACACTCAATAGCGACCACAGTGCCATCACCAAATACAGCTATTCAGACGGGCAACCGCCATTGATTGAACGCGGCTACTGGCAACAACTGAGCCCATCGCAAGTCCAAGTATTGATGACTCACCATCAGCAACAACGCTTGATGACCGAGCGCCTGTTTACTCGCGAAGGCAACCAGCTGAAAGCAGTCAAAGAGAAAGTGGGCAATTTGGTTTATCACATTGCTGATGGCGGTTTAGTGCTATACCCAGCAACAGTGCGTAACTCGGGCACAGAACAACCAGCAGCCGAGCGCAACAACGATCCAATTGGTGCAGCTGATGTGCCATCCAGTGCCGAATTTAATTCAAAAGTGGATGCGGCGGTGCGAAACTACTTTTTCATTAATCAAACCAACCCAAGCAATAACCAATACCGTTGGCTGACCTATGATCTGAATGGCGATGGTGATGAAGAATTACTGGTGCAACTTGATTGGTGTGGCTCTGGCGGTTGTACTCTGCTGATATTCGAAAACCACGAGAAAGAGTGGCGTTTCAATAGCCGTATGACGCTAGTGCAAAGTCCAATCATGCTCGGTCAACAAACTTCACACGGTTGGCGAGATCTGATTTTCAATGTGAGCGGCGGCGGTGCAACACCTAGCCAACACGTGATGCAATACACTGGCGTAAGTTACCCAATCAACCCAAGCTTGGCGCCAAAAGCGAGCAAAGAACAAGTCAGCGGCGTGCGTTTGTTCTCAGATGGTATTAGCCCTGTTCGTGATGGAGTGCGCTTGTAATGGCGCAGCCTTGTCCACATTGTGGCTTCCAGTTCAACTGCATCTGTTCACTGCTGCCTAAGTTATGCAGTGAACACTCGCTGATGCTGTTGATGCACCCTAATGAACTGACGCGCGATACTAACACTGGCAAACTGCTCGCTCAGTGCCAACTGAATGTCAGTCAAGTCGTTTGGGACCGAAAAGCGCCACCAGCGGAGTTATTAGAAACGCTCGCTAACCCGAGCTTGCTGCCAGTACTGCTATTCCCTAGTGAAGAGAGCTTGACGCTTGAACAAGTGCAGCAAAAAAGTAATCAACAAAACAGACAACCGCTGTACATCATTGTTGATGCAACTTGGCAAGAAGCGCGCAAAATGATCAATAAAAGCCGATGGCTAGAAGGTATCGCGATGATGGGCTTAGCCACTCAAGCCGATTCCCAGTATCAACTGCGCCGCAATCAACAAGAAGGCAACTTATGTACTTTTGAAGTTGCTGCTCAATTGCTCGGACAGCTTGCTGAAGAGCAAAACCAGCTACAGATGCTAGCGTTCTTCGAGCAATACCTTCCTCGTTTCCAAGCCGAGAAAAGTGGTCATGAGTTCAAAGCCTAGCGCTCTTAAGCATCAAAAAACGCAGCTTTAACGCTGCGTTTTTTATTGGCTGCTGTTTCACGTGAAACAAAACTCCAGGGCACTTAAGCATAATTAGAGCAAAGCACATTAAAACAAACGTGTCGGTTCACCTAAGTAATAACCTTGCAGATAGTCCACACCCATGTCCTGCGCAATGTCGCACACCTCTTTATTGTGCACGAACTCCGCGACGGTCTTGGCATTAAACACCTGACACAAACGCACTAACTGCGAAGCAATCTTGCGCTGTTTTTGGTCTTTGTCGATGTAGCGAATCAAACTGCCATCGAGCTTAATCACTTCAGGTTCTAACTTGAGAATCTCATCAATATTGGAGTAACCCGAACCAAAGTCATCAACAATAATGCGAGCCCCTAAATTTCTAAAGTGGCTGCACACCTCAATCATTCGGCCGTAGTCTTTAATCTGTTCCGACTCCAACACTTCCAAACCAATCCGTCTTGGGTCGTTAAGCTGGGTAATGGCATGTTCAAGCAACATCAAGGTTTTATCGCTGAGTAAATCCTGAGGAGACAAATTAATTGAGAAGTCGCCTTGTTTGTCCTTCATGTAATTCAGCGTTGAACGGATCATGTGGCGGCTCAAACGTGTGTACAAATGCGTATCAGAAATGATAGGTAAGAAACGCCCCGGCGCAATGATGCTGCCATCCTCTTCGATGATACGCACCAAACACTCTTGGCTCGCGGGACGATGGTTGTAAGCGTGCACAATTGGCTGACTGTAGGTAATGATGTTCTGTTTGAGAATGGCGCGGCTCACACAGCTCAACCAACCCAACTGCTCTTTTCGCACGTCTTCATTGACCTCAATGTCTTTGGCATTACAGATGTGAGTATTACTTCGCACCCCAGCTCTTCGCGCTTCAATGCCTTTGAGCAGCAATTCATCCGGCGATGCGGTTGGAAAATCACGACGACTAACTAAACCACCACACAATGAAATCGAGAGGTAGTCAATGTCTCGTAAGCCACTTGGCTCAAAGTTGGTTTGCTCAACCGCGTCAGCAAAGCGAGTAAAGTGTTGCTTGATCGCCTCACTGCTAGTGTCAGCTTTAAATAAGAATGCCCACTCACCCACACCAATGCTATAGAGTTGCAGCGCGGCAGGTTTACCAAGACGTTTACGTAGCCGATTGCTAAAGTGCATCGACAAGTCTTTCAACAGTTGGTCGCCAACGCGATAGCCGTACTTTTCGTTGATATGGCTGAAATTAAGAAGTTTAAGTGTCAGTAGATGCTCATCGGCATTAATGGTGATTAAGCGCTCTTGCAGCGCAACGCGGTTTTGTAAACCTGTGCGGCTATCTCGACGAAAACTTTTTTCTAGCTTCTTCGCTTGGCGGTCGAGCTGATAGCCCATGTGCACATTCATGCTATTTAGGTCACCTATCGCATTGCGTATCAGACTAAATAACGGTGAAATCGAAGCAGTCATTTCCTGTGTGGGCAAGTTGATCTCGTCAACTTCATCCCCTTCACGCATCGCAAGGTAAGTCAGGCTGTGGTGCAGAATGTCTTGATGATCATTCCCACCATGCAGTTCACCCATGCAGTAACTACCGGCCGTACTAGAGATATCAGCAAAGGCACGGACTTCATCGCTGCTATCAATATAATCGAGTCGTGATGCGCAGTTATAAATCATCACCGCTTCAGGCTGGTGCATAGCAAGCTCTACCACCCCATGGCGCACTTGCTCCAGAGTTAAAGAAGGATGGTTGTAGCAAAACTGTACTTCATCACCCAGACACCAAGGACGGTCGAAACTCATGCTGCCATCGGGATGAATCTCGGTCACCGCACACACCTCTTTGCGCCCAATGGATTCGCGATAAAGTGGGAAATTCAGCAGCTGATTAAGCGTCAGGTCGTGCCCATCAGCAAGGTAGTGCTTGTAAACATCAAGTGCTTTAAGTTCTCCCAAGCTATACAAGCGCGTGCCTTTGGCATGAGTCACCTTATGAGGCATGCCGATAGGGTTCCACTCGGAATACGCACTGGTCCACACCTTCAAGCTGTCACTATGTAAAGCAACCGCCACAACCGCTTCATCATAAACTTGGTCTTGATGTAGGACCCAGCAACCATCATCAATCGCTTGAGCCAAACCGCCAGAAACCGTCGGACCTTCAGGATTAAATACTCGATACACGGGGTAGTCACGTCGTTCGATTTGGACAGAAAAGCTGATAATGGCTTTGGAGCTATCTTGCAGTTCTAAGGCTTGCTTGAGGTCGTAGCCATCAATATCTGGCGAGAAGGAATAATGCTGAACCGCGGAAGTAAGTGTGGTTTGATTAAACTCCATCACACACACTAAGCAGCCATGGTTGAAAATTTCACCTTCTAGAATAACATGGCGCGTACTGTGCCCAATGATATGGGTATCAGGCAGTCTTTCTAGAATTGCCCGAGCGAGTTCTGTTGCAGTATCGCGTGATTGTGTAGATAGTAGTTGCACCAAATAACGTTTATCCGCACAACACCGATAAGTGACTAAAAAATCATTAAGCTGATCCACATTTTGAACCAGTTGAGAGAATGCTCGCATTTACCCTACCACTGCCGTCATCAAGCCAAAATACATGAAAAGTACTTTTGTTATTTTACTGTTATGAGAGTAATTTACGTGGCTTTACGTGGCTTTGCTAGGGTCAGGGGTAAGATTGAATGGATTAATGCGAAAGCGATTACAAAAGCGTAAGCAACGATTGCAAGCTATTGATTTCAACATCAGGTAAGGTTCGTGTTTTTTCCTTATTAATGACATTTTTATTCATATCATTAAACCAGCATGCGGCAAAACCCGAGAGTTTTGCACCTTGAACATCCGTCACCAGATGATCGCCAACATGAAGAATGTGCTCACTTGGTAAGTCTAGAAACTGCTGCGCTTTGGTGAACATATCTGGTGCTGGCTTCGCGCTGCCATCCGGTCCTGCTTTAAACACTTGTTGGAAATAAGGTGTAAGCCCTATTCTATCTAAATCCACATTACCGTTAGTGATCGCCACCAGCGGGATTTCTTGCCCCAGTTGAGCAAGTACATCGAGGCTTTGCTGTGGCACCTCAAAACGGTTACGCCAATCCAAAGCAACCTCTACCGGCGGCTTGGGCGGCAGAATGTGCTGCATCGTCATCGTAACCAACTTGGGAGAAGGCTTGCTTAAGTTGCACTAAGCGCCACAGAGTGACATCACTCTTCAACTCTGGTTGCTGCTGTAGAACACTTTGTTTGAGCGCAAACCAATCGGCTTTATCCATGTGAGCGATCGCCGTATGATGGTGTTTAAGCCAAGATAGCAACTCACGCTCCATACGAACTATCACCGGGTAGTTGTCATAGAGGGTGTCATCAAGGTCAAACGTCATCGCCTTTACAGGCGCGATACGGCGGTAGAATTTCATGGGATTCCTTGGGTTAGTCCGACTTGTCGTCGTTTCTCTTACGCGCTCTCGGGTGTGCCTGATCATAAGCTTGCGCTAAATGTTGGAAATCCAAGTGGGTGTAGATTTGGGTAGTAGAAATATTTTCGTGCCCCAATAGCTCTTGCACTGCACGTAGGTTGTTGCTCGATTCCAACATATGGGTTGCAAACGAGTGACGCAGTTTGTGCGGGCTTATGTGGCTCGCAACGGACTGTTTCTGCCCCCACTCCGCCATACGCTTTTGCACACTGCGATGTGAGATTCGTGTACCCAGCTTGGAAACAAACAGTGCAGGTTCACCCGGCGCGGCTAGGTCACCACGGACACGCAACCACTTGCCAACCCATTCAGTTGCCATACCAGAGAACGGCACTTTACGTTCTTTGTCACCTTTACCAATCACTCGTAATTCGCCACTGCGTAGCTGAACATCACGCACATCGACACTTACCAGCTCTGCCAAACGCAGACCAGCGCCGTACATGAGCTCCATCATGGCACGATCGCGCACCGCTAGCGGGTCGTCTTCGTTCACTTCGAGCAGTTGGTTTACTTCATCCACATCGAGGTTTTTCGGCAGTGGGCGCTGCTTACGTGGCGCCGAAACCCCTTTGGCTGGGTTCGCTGACATTTCTCCACGTAGGATCAGGAAATCGAAAAAGCTGCGTAGAGAAGATAAGCGCGTCGCTAAGCTGCTGGCTTTCATGCCTTCACGCATGCCTTTACCTGCCAATTGACGCACCCAACCCGCATCGACTTGCGACCAATCTTTCAACCCCATCTCAGCCAAGTGGTGAGCCATGGTTTCCAATTGTTGTTTGTAGTTGCGTTGGGTGTGCAGGCTAAGCCCCTTTTCGCTTCGCAGGAATTCGTAGAAGCGTTCAAGAGGCTTTTGAAGACTATTTGGCAGAGGAGTATTGGGAGTTGTCGTCATCGTGACTTTGCCATACCAATGTTTGAGCGAGATGTGCCACTACTAAGGATAGGTGACGCAAAAACAAGGTATCCATATCTGGTTGGAAATGACCGCCATCCTCGCTAGAAAACGCCAGTACGCCAAGCGTCTGTTTTTTCACAAGCGGTAACACCACATAGGAACCCATTTCTGGAACGTCCATATCCCCAAACAACGCTTCGCGATCCACTTTACGCAGACGACCTAAGTAAGCCTCTTTACCGTTTAAGTGGTTGGTAGCAAAACGTTGGTAACTTTCCTTACTCAATTGAGTCGTAGCATCACACTGGCTCAATAGACGCACATACGCCTTCAAACCAAGGTCTTTGGCTTTGAGTTCAATGGTGCTGATGACTTGCTTGAAATCACCACACTTAAGGATTTGCCCTTGCAGATCCATGAACTCGTAGAAGGTGCGATCGTTGTTCGCTGCCAAAGACATCAGTGTGGTGATCTCTTCTTCCAGCTCTTCAATTCGCTGGCGCTGACGGTTCATTTGAATATGAACCAACGAGACCGCGCCTAAATCTGCATGAGGTAGAGAGAGGCGATCGACCAATTCTGGGCGTTGAACGAAGAAGTCTGGATGGTCTTTTTAAATACTGAGCAACGACTTCCGCAGTCAGCGCATCCGCTTCAACTTCTGAGATTTGGTTTTCTTGCTCTTCAACTAGCACGACAATTGACCATCAAATACGTGTGTTGCTGGGCCAGTCATAAACAATGGTTTACCTGGACCTTGCCAAGAGATGCGCAAGTCACCGCCCGGAAGTGAAACTTTCACATTCTCGTCCAGTAGACCTTGCAAGATGCCAACCGCAACCGCACCACAGGCACCGCTACCACAAGCTTGGGTTTCACCCCGCACCACGCTCATACACGCGCAAACGGATGTTGTTGCGATCCACGATCTGCATAAAGCCTGCGTTCACACGCTCAGGGAAGCGTTCGTGTGATTCTAATAGCGGGCCGAGTGTTTCCACTTCTGCCGTATCCACATCGTCGACCACGGTCACCACATGCGGGTTACCCATGCTCACCGCACCACAGAACAGGGTTTTGTCGCCTGTGCGCATGATGTAGGTTTTCTCTTTCTGCTTCGCTTTAAAAGGGATCTTGCTCGGCTCGAACTCAGGCTCACCCATGTTCACCGTAACTTCACCATCGTCTTCGACATCAAGAGTCATCTTACCCTTCTTGGTGCTGACGCTGATGCTGTATTTGTTAGTCAAACCTTTCAAACGGACGAAACGCGCGAAACAGCGAGCGCCATTACCACACTGCTCAACTTCACTGCCATCGGCATTAAAAATGCGGTAGTGGAAGTCAGTTTCTGGATCATAAGGCGCTTCAACCACGAGCAATTGGTCAAAACCAACGCCCGTGTGACGATCCGCCAAACGACGGATCAAATCTTGCGAGAAAAACACGTTCTGGGTGATGCAGTCGACGACCATAAAGTCGTTGCCCAAACCGTGCATTTTGGAAAAGTGGAAATGCATTTGTTGTGTGTTACTCCGGTAGAATCTGTTCCAGCTGCCACAAACTGGTCAGCTCCTCACGCTGGCGAACAAGGTGGCTTTGGTTGCCATCCACCATCACTTCCGCCGCTCGGGTACGAGTATTGTAGTTCGAAGACATCACAAAAACCATAGGCGCCTGCAGAGCGAACCGCGAGTAGATCACCTTCTTGCAGCACTAGTGCTCGATCTTTACCCAAGAAATCGCCCGTTTCACAGATAGGACCGACTAAGTCGTAAGTCTGTGCTTCACCTCCACGCGGTGAAACCGGGACAATATCTTGCCATGCCTGGTATAGCGCAGGACGCATTAAATCGTTCATCGCCGCATCGATAATCGCAAAGTTCTTGTGCTCAGTGTGTTTTAGGAATTCCACACGCGTTAGCAAGATACCGGCGTTGGCTGCAATCGCACGGCCTGGTTCGAAAATCAGTTCAAGATCTTGATGGTTCTCAAGACGACCTAACAGTGCTTTCGCATAGTCTGAAGGCTGTGGTGGCAATTCATCACGATATACTACGCCTAGACCACCACCAACGTCCAAGTGACGAATGTTGATGCCTTGCGCTTTTAAGTCATCAATCAGTGCTAACAGACGATCTGTAGCGTCGATGAAAGGTTCAATCTCAGTCAGCTGAGAGCCAATGTGGCAGTCGATGCCTTGCACGTTGAGGTTTGGCAGGCTCTGAGCAAATTTATATACCGCAGGCGCACGGTCAAAAGCGATACCAAATTTGTTATCACGCAGACCAGTCGAAATGTAAGGGTGCGTTTTTGCGTCTACGTCAGGGTTAATTCGTAGAGAAATCGGTGCAACCACACCCAGCTCGCCCGCGACTTTATTCAAGCGCTCAAGCTCAGGCTCTGATTCCACGTTGAAGCATTTAATGCCCAGTTCCAGTGCGCGTTTCATCTCTGCTGGTGTTTTGCCAACACCCGAGAACACCACCTTCTTCGCATCACCGCCAGCCGCGATAACACGCTCAAGCTCACCACCTGATACGATATCAAGCCTGAGCCCAAACGAGCCAGTGCATTCAATACGCCAAGGTTTGAGTTTGCTTTTACTGCATAACAAACAAGATGAGGATGCTGACCCACTGCGCTGTCAAACGCATTCCAGTGACGCTCTAACGTTGCACGTGAGTAAACATAAAGAGGAGTGCCATGTTGCTCGGCAAGAGCTTGGAGTGAGACGTCTTCGGCCCAAAGCTGGGCCATCATCCTGATAGTTGAAGTAATCCAAAATTTGCTTCCCTTAATTAATTCGACTGCTAAACCCTGATTTCACCCTAAGGGTGGCTAATTATTGTGACTGCTCGTTTCTGCTGAGCGTCATCTGGGATGTAAAGTGAACCTGATTGACCGCAACCAGCAAGTGTCGCTGCAACCATCACAAACAACACCGTAAGTAATTTTTTCATTTTGCATATCGTGATTATTAAACCAATGCCCCCTATAATCGCACCACACTCAGGAAAAGCAATAGGATAGACGGATGAACGATACTGAATTTCATCAACTGGTGGATGCGCAGATGCAAAACATCGAAGAATCCATCGATGAATCAGGCGCAGACATTGATTACGAAGTCACTGGCAACGTAATGACATTAGAGTTTGAAGACCGCAGCCAAATCATCATTAACCGCCAAGAGCCAATGCATGAAATCTGGTTGGCGTCGAAGT is drawn from Vibrio campbellii CAIM 519 = NBRC 15631 = ATCC 25920 and contains these coding sequences:
- the xerC gene encoding tyrosine recombinase XerC, which encodes MTTTPNTPLPNSLQKPLERFYEFLRSEKGLSLHTQRNYKQQLETMAHHLAEMGLKDWSQVDAGWVRQLAGKGMREGMKASSLATRLSSLRSFFDFLILRGEMSANPAKGVSAPRKQRPLPKNLDVDEVNQLLEVNEDDPLAVRDRAMMELMYGAGLRLAELVSVDVRDVQLRSGELRVIGKGDKERKVPFSGMATEWVGKWLRVRGDLAAPGEPALFVSKLGTRISHRSVQKRMAEWGQKQSVASHISPHKLRHSFATHMLESSNNLRAVQELLGHENISTTQIYTHLDFQHLAQAYDQAHPRARKRNDDKSD